The bacterium genome segment ACCGGCTAAACCAGATATCGCTGTCCTGGCCACCGGCAAATACATTGCCGGTAAAACCGATCCGAAATATATTTGCCAATTTTCCGCCATCCGCTCCAACATATCAAAAAACCCCAATCTTCCGGCGTCAAGATTGTAAACATCCTTGGTGAAAAATATGCTTACCGATTGTCCCATGCCGCTTCCGGTTTGATGGTTATAAACGGTCCAAGGTAACAACAAAAGTAGCGTAATAATTGCGGAAATAACCACTGCCTTCCAATTGCGCCGAAACATAAAATAAACCACTATCGCTCCAAGTAAGGTTATGCCGTTGGGGCGAATATAATAGCTGTAGGCCGAAACAATTAGTCCCAAGACCAATAATAAATAGGACAGTCCTTGTTCGCGTTCAGACCGTAGAATCAGCAACAAACCGGCCAAACTGAAAAAATAATACGGGATCTCTGTCAAGGCCAAGTGTGAGAATTCAAGTAGAGAAGGATTTAGCCCTGTCAGCAACAAAATCATGACCGGCAATACTGACCGCCAATCACCCTCGCTCCTGGATATTCGGTGCATTAATCCATACACTACCCAACAACCGGCGATCAGACAGATTACCGAAAACAAATTATATATCAAAAAAGATTGGTTGAAAAACGCGCCGATCGCTGTCAACAATAAAGGATATCCGAAAGGGTATTGATGATGATACGGCTCTCCCGGCATATATAGGTCCCGATAACCTTTACCCTCCAGCAATGACCGGGTCAGTGAAATATAGGTGCCGTTGTCACCGCCAGTGGATTGTTTAGGGTCAAAAGATATCAGAGCCGCCAACAGCACGATGCTTAAACATGAGATCAACACCAATAAGCGGTGGTTTTCAATAAAGCCCGTTAATCGGTGCAATTTACTTTTGGGCATTGCAAGGGACGAAGCTGTTTTATTCTGTTTTGATTTCCGGCCCATCTGCTACTCCTTTTTCTTTCTGGCCACTATGGACATCTTATCCTTGGGATCAATATACGTAAATGTTTCATATATGCCTGCTCTTTTCATAATCCACTCAGCTACTTTTATGAGACCCGGCCAATAACAACGCAATCGATTAAGGGCAAACTTCCAACTTACATATTTACCGGCCGTGCCGGACCAAACGATTTCAAATCCATTCTGTTTTAATATTGTTTCAAGCAATTGATGGGAGAAAAAATAGATATGTTCCTGTGGCCGCTGATATTCAACCCATTTTGATCCGAATATTTTGGCATGCAGGCTTCCGCTGTCAGGAGTAATCAGAGACAAGACGCCGCCTGGCTTCAGCAAGATCTCAATTCTTTTCAAGTCACCAATCGGATCAGGGGAGTGTTCTATGGTATCCCACATAGTGATCAGATCATAACTGGATGGTTGAAGTTTGGGGTTCGTCAGAGCCCCTACCAAAATATCATGCCCGTATTTATCGCGACCCACCTTAGCCATATCGGCTGATACTTCAAGCCCCCGGGACTGCCAGCCGTTAAATTTGGCCACTTCCATCAGAAAACCACAGGCTGCGCCAATATCAAGCATTGAACCGGTTGTGGGGAGATAACCGGATAATCCGTTCCACCGCTTTTGGAATGTTTTAATGATGGTATCATGCTCAGCAATGTAATCATCATAACCGTAAACTACTGAATCATCGCTTTTAAAATAATCAATAGTGTAGAGAACATTGATAGCGTCAGCAGTCAACCGGGGGTTCACATAACGCAAACCGCATTGGGCACAGTCCACTATTTGAAATCCCTGAATGATAAAGCATTTTACAGGCTGATTTGATCCGCAGTTATTGCAGACAACATATTCTTTTTCCTTTTCCTGTCTGACAGTAATGACTTTCTTAAGCATAAGACCTTTTTCTAATGTTAATCTGTGAAACGATATTTCAGTAAAGTATACAGGGCAATGATTCCGTCACGGGCACGTATCTTTTTCCCTTCTTCATAGGTCCGTCCATCGTATGAGATGGGCACTTCATATATTTTCAATTTCTGTTTTAGCAGTTTGCCTGTTATCTCGGGTTCTAT includes the following:
- a CDS encoding class I SAM-dependent methyltransferase, with translation MLKKVITVRQEKEKEYVVCNNCGSNQPVKCFIIQGFQIVDCAQCGLRYVNPRLTADAINVLYTIDYFKSDDSVVYGYDDYIAEHDTIIKTFQKRWNGLSGYLPTTGSMLDIGAACGFLMEVAKFNGWQSRGLEVSADMAKVGRDKYGHDILVGALTNPKLQPSSYDLITMWDTIEHSPDPIGDLKRIEILLKPGGVLSLITPDSGSLHAKIFGSKWVEYQRPQEHIYFFSHQLLETILKQNGFEIVWSGTAGKYVSWKFALNRLRCYWPGLIKVAEWIMKRAGIYETFTYIDPKDKMSIVARKKKE